One segment of Ktedonobacterales bacterium DNA contains the following:
- a CDS encoding HypC/HybG/HupF family hydrogenase formation chaperone encodes MCLGIPGQVVELLDNTFSLAKVDVSGVKRNVNVSLVASEGIAPGDWVLIHVGFAMSKIDEQEAQETLKALQSLGDLYADELKQLHQSQIA; translated from the coding sequence ATGTGCCTGGGTATTCCCGGCCAGGTGGTAGAGCTGCTAGATAACACCTTCTCTCTCGCGAAAGTGGATGTCTCTGGAGTGAAACGCAACGTGAATGTGTCGCTGGTCGCCTCGGAGGGTATCGCACCAGGCGACTGGGTGTTGATTCACGTGGGTTTTGCAATGAGCAAGATCGATGAGCAGGAAGCGCAGGAGACGCTCAAAGCGCTGCAATCACTGGGCGACCTCTATGCCGACGAACTCAAACAACTG